In Girardinichthys multiradiatus isolate DD_20200921_A chromosome 18, DD_fGirMul_XY1, whole genome shotgun sequence, a single window of DNA contains:
- the nlrc3l gene encoding protein NLRC3: MASENNQAAGSDVEEEEKYKKPPSSYGSMKSDSDEMGEKEDYEEEGGGGEMVFLAPPDPLVIPVVGLYVDQLHSTQPILPQMMPSQYTETLCTETTEQTKPPGAMVIETGSSDIEDMTEDELEDEDEMLVTCSPEPPEPLEMEGLTQSDENSQPGRLDPELDLPHIFKTIQNVLTRLSSQELFKFKMWFNKWEPINLLQQVMDGDLLDFVDKVIELYGLDKALSKTISTLESMDKKEEAEELKQTCQKAIFHFYLRSTLFRKCQVLHEGVARAGKQKLLNEVYVEPQISTCGFGGVDPTHEILAQPLTPLQVPSEDTFVALNNLFRLQKEDGSPVRTVVTMGVPGSGMSVSVAKFSLDWAQQHANRDLQYIIKLSFQGLHYLRNRNNPQEEMSMAAVMKYYHAPLNDLKLLEEENSRFLIIMDCFDCYQETLDWQNTPVINDNQTKAPIDALVVNIIRGTLLRGACVWILGRRAAVSQIPSEFIDAVTELQGFTDEMKDEYLTKRFPDANLATNIVRHYKHVPMIRILARHPFFCWMVAKLFSGSFQYQGYGANHPRLTPFLIHYMIIQTNRRLRFYYKKKDNELRWTDTEKQLLTRLGKMAFKMLEMNTCVFIEEDLKEVDLQLTEVVIFSGLCTELNPAAFSGRRTFCFSHFTIQEFMAALYIFLMFYIESRNVLDTGFWQMPKFLSSRNNSKSAAGLVQCAVDRTLSSQLGRYDMFLRYLCGLLSPHCHYSLLRGFLYSHNTPKVEGLAEVQQLLEQSAQTAPEDRVMNLHECLREMTQEDD, from the exons ATGGCCTCAGAAAA CAACCAAGCAGCAGGAAGCGAtgtggaagaggaggagaagtaCAAGAAACCCCCCTCCAGTTATGGTTCGATGAAGAGCGACAGTGATGAGATGGGGGAGAAGGAGGACTATgaggaggaaggaggaggaggtgaaATGGTGTTTTTAGCACCACCAGATCCTCTCGTTATTCCAGTTGTTGG GCTCTACGTGGAccagctccactccactcagcccaTTTT GCCTCAGATGATGCCGTCCCAGTATACAGAGACTCTCTGCACTGAAACCACGGAGCAGACCAAACCACCAGGCGCGATGGTCATTGAAACAGG CTCTTCAGATATAGAAGATATGACAGAAGATGAACTGGAGGATGAGGATGAAATGTTGGTAACATGTTCTCCAGAACCTCCTGAGCCCCTTGAAATGGAAGGTTTGACTCAGTCTGATGAAAACAGCCAGCCAGGAAGACTGGACCCAGAACTGGATCTGCCTCATATATTCAAA ACCATCCAGAATGTTCTAACCCGGCTCAGCAGTCAGGAGCTGTTCAAGTTTAAGATGTGGTTTAACAAATGGGAGCCCATTAACCTCCTGCAGCAAGTCATGGACGGAGATCTTCTTGACTTTGTGGACAAAGTCATTGAGCTTTATG GTCTGGATAAAGCCCTGTCAAAAACCATAAGCACGCTTGAAAGCATggacaagaaggaggaggcagaagaACTGAAGCAAACGTGCCAGAAAG caatttttcatttttacctgAGAAGCACTTTATTCCGAAAATGCCAAGTCCTCCACGAGGGGGTGGCTCGAGCCGGAAAGCAAAAACTCCTGAATGAGGTCTACGTGGAGCCTCAGATTTCCACCTGTGGTTTTGGAGGAGTTGACCCCACTCATGAGATCTTAGCACAACCCCTGACACCCCTCCAAGTCCCTAGCGAGGACACGTTTGTTGCCTTGAACAACCTGTTCCGACTACAGAAAGAAGACGGCTCACCGGTGAGGACAGTAGTGACCATGGGGGTTCCAGGATCCGGGATGTCTGTCTCCGTGGCAAAGTTCTCACTAGACTGGGCACAGCAGCATGCCAATAGG GATCTGCAGTACATCATCAAACTTTCGTTCCAAGGTTTGCATTATTTGCGCAATAGAAACAATCCTCAAGAGGAAATGTCCATGGCTGCCGTAATGAAATATTACCACGCTCCTTTGAATGATCTTAAGTTGCTGGAGGAAGAAAACTCCAGATTTCTCATCATAATGGATTGTTTTGATTGCTACCAGGAGACTCTGGACTGGCAG AACACTCCGGTGATAAATGACAACCAAACCAAAGCACCTATAGATGCCCTGGTTGTTAACATCATCCGAGGGACCTTGCTTCGTGGTGCGTGCGTCTGGATCCTGGGAAGGCGAGCAGCGGTCTCACAGATACCGTCTGAGTTTATAGATGCCGTCACTGAGCTGCAGGGTTTTAC TGATGAGATGAAAGACGAGTATCTGACCAAACGCTTTCCTGATGCCAATCTGGCGACAAACATTGTGAGACATTACAAGCATGTGCCGATGATTCGGATTCTTGCCCGCCATCCGTTTTTCTGCTGGATGGTGGCCAAATTATTCAGCGGCAGCTTCCAGTATCAGGGCTATGGGGCCAATCATCCCAGACTGACACCGTTTCTTATCCACTATATGATCATTCAGACCAATCGGAGGCTAAGGTTCTActacaaaaagaaagacaatgaGCTG AGATGGACCGACACAGAGAAGCAGTTGCTGACGAGGTTGGGGAAGATGGCCTTCAAGATGCTGGAGATGAACACCTGCGTATTCATTGAAGAGGATTTGAAGGAGGTTGATCTGCAGCTGACCGAGGTGGTGATATTCTCAGGCTTGTGCACTGAGCTCAATCCTGCAGCCTTCTCTGGTAGAAGGACGTTCTGCTTCTCTCACTTCACCATTCAG GAGTTCATGGCTGCTCTCTACATCTTCTTGATGTTCTACATTGAATCTAGGAACGTTCTGGATACTGGCTTCTGGCAGATGCCCAAGTTCCTCTCATCCAGAAACAACAGCAAATCAGCTGCAGGCCTTGTGCAGTGCGCTGTGGATCGGACGCTGAGCTCCCAGCTGGGACGCTATGACATGTTCCTACGTTACCTGTGTGGCTTGCTTTCCCCACACTGCCACTACAGCCTGCTCAGAGGCTTCCTGTATTCACACAACACCCCAAAGGTGGAGGGACTGGCTGAGGTGCAGCAGCTGCTCGAGCAGTCCGCCCAGACCGCTCCTGAAGATAGGGTGATGAACTTGCATGAGTGCCTTAGAGAGATGACCCAGGAAGATGACTGA
- the LOC124884310 gene encoding C-type lectin Cal-like codes for MAHWIYLLQLLATFQMLVSSTKNDLKIGPLNTCPNKWIITCVNAKAILTCFMDKNKIKLKVKELPWNCADEDARTYLNITFNNINKEIDNPLMFHNESKSWIKALQHCHNFNSTLAQINNLTLEVEVTSFLEEKTEYQNGVWIGLERSIFGTDIEWKWISGISDVYLTWNSSFPVDPLNNHCGKIIWLKESQNIQLLDGNCHEKLPFICQGVK; via the exons ATGGCACATTGGATTTATCTATTACAACTGCTGG CAACCTTCCAGATGCTAGTTTCTTCAACAAAGAATGATTTAAAAATTGGGCCCCTTAACACATGCCCTAATAAATGGATCATCACATGTGTAAATGCCAAGGCTATTTTGACATGCTTTATGGATaagaacaaaatcaaactgaaagtcaaGGAGCTGCCATGGAACTGTGCTGATGAAGATGCCAGGACATACCTTAATATTACATTcaacaatataaataaagaaattg ACAACCCTCTGATGTTTCACAATGAAAGTAAAAGTTGGATAAAAGCCTTGCAGCACTGCCACAATTTCAATTCCACTCTGGCTCAAATCAACAACCTGACATTGGAAGTGGAGGTGACGAGTTTTCTAGAAGAAAAGACAGAATATCAGAACGGGGTCTGGATCGGATTGGAACGGTCCATCTTTGGCACCGACATAGAGTGGAAGTGGATATCAGGGATTAGTGATGTATACCTCACATGGAACAGCAGCTTTCCAGTTGACCCCCTGAACAACCACTGTGGAAAGATTATCTGGCTTAAAGAGTCACAAAATATCCAGCTGCTGGATGGCAACTGCCATGAAAAACTACCTTTTATCTGCCAAG GTGTAAAGTAA